One Nicotiana tomentosiformis chromosome 1, ASM39032v3, whole genome shotgun sequence genomic window, aaatagtggaccaagaagaaGAATCAGTAACTTAATTAAAATGATTTGGGAGATTCTGGGTGACGGActaaggggtaatttttaaaagtttgttgattgtaggggtaaatttggcccgatagtataacggtagaggtaaatttggcccgatagtataacggtaggggtaaatttgaccCGATAGTATAACAGAGATTAAATTTAGACAATGTCTGAAAGTAgatgggtatatttggccctttttccTTACAAAAAAGACAAGGCGAGGATAATTGCGAATTATTAGCACTTTTGCGCTTGCTTTGGTAAAAATAAAATCTTCAGTTACATACCATAGTTTACTGTATTAATATTTGACGACACGAAAATCATTAGCTTTTTCCCTTAATTAAAGTACCAATAAACACGcaaataccataaatacaaacacgaaaaattaggaaaaaaacatatatatatccATAAATAAATGAGTACTAAGACGCACACCCCAGGACTGTATAATGGTAGTAGGAACCTTATTAAAATTCCTGAGATTTTAAGAAGTCTTTCTTCTTCATAACACTATAGTCTATACACCCTTTCCCTATAATTTGATGTAGTTTAATTCTCATTAGGTTTTAAAGAGTGAGTGAATAAATCATGGCGAAAAAGGGAAGCATATTCAAGAGATCGTCAAGAGGAACAATACTTAACAATAAATCCAAGGAAGTGGAACCACCAATCATGGCTGATAATGAACAAATCCATGAGGAAAATAGAGACAACGACGAGGAGGAGGAGAGGGAGGTCATTAATAATGCAGCTTATATACTTTTATCAATGAAACACCATGTTTTGAAAGAGGAAGATGCTATTTTACTCCAAAACATGCTAAGCAAAAGATTGCCAAGAATTCCACCTATTCAAAGTTTAAGAGGAATCATTGGAATATGCAGTGAACCCTTCGAAAAGCACTTGACACACACAGATTTAAGCGATAATTTTAACAGGCTTTCTTTGAACAGAGACAAAGTCATAGCTTTTATATTGCCAATGTTGCAAGAACATGAAGATGTTTATGATAGTAAAGGAATACAAGTGACTACTTATGGTCCAGACGGGGTTGCATACGATATGATATTCAAGTCTTGGGCAGATTCTAAGCTTTATGTGCTTAATTCAGGTTGGAAGAAGTTCTATAGATCTTACGGTTTGCATGAACATAACGACTATTGGGCAACTGTTTGGATGTTTCGTCATAGATTAACTGACAAGCCTTGTTTTGCACTCACTTGGAAGCATGATCCGATCAGATCGCCATTGCCCAGGTCCAAGAACAATAACAGAAAGTCATGAACATAGAGGTTTTCGTCTTCACTTTTCAGTTTATTTTTAGCAGTGGCTACGTAGAGTTATTAGTAATATAGATCTTATAGATTTAACTTAGCTTCTAGGTTTCTAGTGGTGAACATTTTGACTAGGGGTTCAATTGCTCCAGCTCTCTTTTGATCTGTGAGCTTCATCTTGAAAGTGCTGTTGTCATTAGAATCTTATCAAATAGTTAGTACTAGGATAAATTAATCAAATAGGTACAATTCGTGTACCTTGGTTCAACTAGTGTACAAGAGGCTTGAAATAACCAGCTTCATATGAAGAGCCTAATTAAGTGTCTCTGTACTCAATGCCCCCCAAACCCCCCACCCCTCTCTCTAAAAAAAATGAAAGAGCAGTTCGGTGCAGCCGGACCACAAAAGCCTATTGTATGCAGCattaccctacatttctgcaagaggctgtttttaCGGCTCGAACCCTGACCTTCTACATTTAAGGGCATCAGAGAATGGTACATTTGTCCATCATTGATTGTGCAAGGGTCTCGAAGGGGCTTAAACAATCCTGGGCTACTTCACCAATTGTCATAAGGTTTTGAATTAGATGttcatattttttcacaataCTCACACGTTTAGGAGGAGAAGAAGCGGTTGCCTCTACACTAGGACTTCAGAATGCTGAAATAATGTGCTGAAGATAACAAGGTTAATTCATTTCCAAAAACCTTTTTTAATAACGAGAAAAAATCGCAACTGAAAATGTTTATCAGTACAAGCACTGTACAATTTCAATATTTCAATCAATCAACAAATATTTGAAGTATACAAAAAGAAACTCATTAACATGATGTCTCAAAAGTAACTTGATTGGGGTTGCAAGAGCTCAAGTTGTGCTAACAGTTTAGCCACTGTAGGTTTCAACAATGAGTCACCATTCTGTGCTAGATCAATGAGCACCACTTGTGCAGATTCACCATACTCAACTCTATAAGCCTCCACTCTGAAAATCCTTTCCAAAATCCAAAGTGATCTCTCTTGAGCTTTCAGACTCATCCCTTCTTCAAGATTCTTGATAATTGGTTGTACACATGACATTTTCACTAAGAAATTGCTCCcattttcccaaatctcatcctGTAATAATGTTGCGAGGCAAGTTAGTGCAGCTTCATCGGCTTCCCTTTCGTTGCCTTGTAATATTTCGACTAACAGAGGCACTGCCCTTGCTTTTACCAAGCAAAATGTGCTTCTTGTAGAGCAATGACAATCATGTACACTACAAAAACCATCTGTAGGATGAGGAGGGGCACAAGAAAACCATCTTGATTTTCTCGATTTTCTCAGAACGAATGAGTTTTGAgatagttgagctagagatgttgcAGCTCTAGATTTGGCAACTATCGAACCACACGTGAGCAGCTTTACCAGAGCATTGATCACCCCATTGTCAGCAGAAAACTGTTGTAGTTTCTTATCCGAAGGAAGAGTAAATCGGATTAATATTGCGGCTATGTTCTCAGCCAATAATCGTGATGTTGTAGGAGTACAAGacattattatggaaatcaaaaTGGGCAATAAGTTTGCTCTCATAAACACATCCGTGACATTCTTATCACTCACTGGAAAATTGCTTAGTATACCAATAGCAGCGGCCTTTTCATCATCTGTTGTTGAAGATGATGAAACGACATTTATCAATGTATTCAGATGCATTTCTTCTAGTTGTTCCATTAGCTCTCCACCTTTCATGTCATTAGATAATACGtaa contains:
- the LOC104117154 gene encoding putative B3 domain-containing protein At4g03170, encoding MAKKGSIFKRSSRGTILNNKSKEVEPPIMADNEQIHEENRDNDEEEEREVINNAAYILLSMKHHVLKEEDAILLQNMLSKRLPRIPPIQSLRGIIGICSEPFEKHLTHTDLSDNFNRLSLNRDKVIAFILPMLQEHEDVYDSKGIQVTTYGPDGVAYDMIFKSWADSKLYVLNSGWKKFYRSYGLHEHNDYWATVWMFRHRLTDKPCFALTWKHDPIRSPLPRSKNNNRKS